A single genomic interval of Hevea brasiliensis isolate MT/VB/25A 57/8 chromosome 4, ASM3005281v1, whole genome shotgun sequence harbors:
- the LOC131179478 gene encoding uncharacterized protein LOC131179478, with protein sequence MRNFIQSVDIEAWQRIVKGPEIPLELHADGYREKLEDEYNELDWKKVSSNAKALNILHCALDATEYNRISGCTFAKEVWDKLEVTYEGTNQVKESKANKLVREYELFEMKPGETISEMSKDLLIWETKVTVIFDTKDFSKFTYDQLIGFLIAHEMLYDKSKSNNSKDKSNKALVASWMDNDDSLSDNSSDKEVAHICFMALEEDKPESSQQREINTAVNNSDSLNIEDYEDAFAKLYKEYKVYKKKCYILNKEIASLRSKNNYMSIIVQENKFYKNQMLLFDELNKELEDSKFACEKLIEKNRILETKVESLTNDLAKFTNGTQILDTLLGSQRLSNKKSGLGYDGFMHYEKYKNFFMKASSYSLPNVICFYRNQNGHMVSHCPIRKGMFRSKQECEQWYVDSACSRYMTGDKEKFSNLTLKSGRHVRFGDKGKAYIIGSGSIRKNPSIKDVTLVEGPRTPQQNGVVERKNRTLQEMNNKKDNLQKFDVKSDEGIFLGYSMHSKSYRVFNRRTLLAEETIHVVFDETNNFLERKIICDDDELGKIFGRKRDETQK encoded by the exons atgagaaactttattcAATCTGTTGATATTGAAGCATGGCAAAGAATTGTTAAAGGTCCTGAAATTCCATTAGAATTGCATGCTGATGGTTATAGAGAAAAACTAGAAGATGAATATAATGAACTTGATTGGAAGAAAGTTTCTTCAAATGCTAAAGCTTTAAACATTCTACATTGTGCACTTGATGCAACtgagtataatcgtatttcaggTTGTACATTTGCAAAAGAAGTGTGGGATAAActtgaagtcacatatgaagggacTAATCAAGTAAAGGAATCAAAAGCCAATAAGCTTGTTCGAGAATATGaactatttgagatgaaacctggagAAACCATTTCAGAAATGAGCAAAGATTTACTGATCTG GGAAACAAAAGTAACAGTGATCTTTGACACCAAAGACTTCTCCAAATTCACTTATGATCAACTGATTGGTTTTCTTATTGCTCATGAAATGCTTTATGATAAGAGCAAGAGTAAT AATTCAAAGGACAAGAGCAACAAAGCTCTGGTTGCTAGCTGGATGGATAATGATGACTCCTTAAGTGATAACTCTAGTGACAAAGAGGTTGCACACATTTGTTTCATGGCTCTAGAAGAGGATAAACCAGAAAGCTCTCAACAAAGAGAAATCAACACTGCGGTAAATAATTCTGACTCTCTTAATATTGAAGACTATGAAGATGCATTTGCCAAATTGTATAAAGAATATAAAGTTTATAAGAAAAAATGTTATATTTTAAACAAAGAAATTGCTTCCTTAAGatcaaaaaataattatatgagtATTATTGTGCAAGAAAATAagttttataaaaatcaaatgctcTTGTTTGATGAGTTGAATAAGGAGTTAGAAGATTCAAAATTTGCTTGTGAAaaactcattgagaaaaatagGATTCTAGAAACCAAGGTGgaatctttgacaaatgatttagcTAAATTTACCAATGGCACACAAATTCTTGATACTTTACTTGGTTCTCAAAGATTGTCAAATAAAAAATCTGGTCTTGGTTATGATGGATTCATGCACTatgaaaaatacaaaaatttctttATGAAAGCTTCCTCTTATTCATTACCAAATGTTATTTGCTTCTATCGTAACCAAAATGGTCATATGGTTAGTCATTGTCCTATAAGGAAAG GTATGTTTAGAAGCAAGCAAGAGTGTGAACAATGGTATGTTGATAGTGCTTGCTCAAGATACATGACAGGAGATAAAGAAAAATTCTCAAACCTTACCTTGAAAAGTGGTAGACATGTGAGATTTGGTGACAAAGGCAAAGCTTACATCATTGGAAGTGGCtctattaggaaaaatccaagcaTAAAGGATGTTACACtagttgaag GTCCTAGAACCcctcaacaaaatggagttgtagagaggAAAAATAGAACTTTACAAGAAATG AACAACAAGAAGGATAACCTCCAAAAGTTTGATGTAAAATCAGATGAAGGTATTTTTCTAGGATATTCAATGCATAGCAAATCTTATAGAGTCTTTAATAGGAGAACTTTGTTAGCTGAGGAAACCATTcatgttgtatttgatgaaactaACAACTTCTTAGAAAGAAAGATTATttgtgatgatgatgaactaggtAAAATTTTTGGAAGAAAAAGGGATGAGACTCAAAAGTAA
- the LOC110639692 gene encoding FCS-Like Zinc finger 10-like: MVLIYLFKYVALGTDKGVFGVPEKGFGLLQKDQHMGPLTMSDSGSESHTQSDCLGYNHKTNSFFRVPGLFVALTPKGLSDCDSVRSPTSPLDFRVFSNLGNPYKSPRSSHNGYQKTWDCSKVGLSIVNSLDDDMRESGKVLQSLDSKNILFGQQVRAKTPKFQAYANSFEAPKSLPRNFAIFPHTHANSPLQSGSSDVIFETGEAPFEPEHFGKIQCCSLDSCKSFSTLSHLAEPKSNVTSRNFCLKTTRVNSPWQFSGGSPNSKNSLHTDLNLTPLSVGSANGCIVSLSASEIELSEEYTCVISHGPNPKKTHIYGDFILECYSNEGNETGMPQAATSSPIKSPLPLNDFLNFCNHCNKKLEGERDIYIYSGEKAFCSLSCRIEEIMIDEEMEKTINKSSNDSLGSDNGEELFENGIFDSP; this comes from the exons ATGGTACTTATTTATTTGTTCAAATATGTTGCTCTTGGTACAGATAAAGGGGTTTTTGGTGTTCCAGAAAAGGGTTTTGGGTTACTCCAGAAAGATCAACATATGGGTCCCTTAACAATGTCGGATTCTGGTTCTGAGTCCCACACCCAATCTGATTGTCTGGGATACAATCACAAAACAAACTCCTTTTTCAGAGTCCCTGGACTGTTTGTTGCGTTAACTCCTAAGGGTTTATCAGATTGTGATTCTGTTAGAAGCCCAACATCTCCTCTAGATTTTAGGGTGTTCTCAAATTTAGGGAACCCCTATAAATCCCCAAGGTCGTCCCATAATGGGTACCAGAAGACCTGGGATTGCAGTAAAGTTGGCTTAAGCATTGTAAATTCTCTTGATGATGATATGAGAGAATCTGGCAAAGTTCTTCAATCATTGGACAGCAAGAACATTCTTTTTGGACAGCAAGTAAGAGCTAAAACCCCAAAATTTCAAGCCTATGCTAATTCTTTTGAGGCACCAAAGTCTCTGCCAAGAAATTTTGCAATTTTCCCCCATACCCATGCCAATTCTCCTCTTCAGAGCGGCAGCTCTGATGTTATTTTTGAGACTGGAGAAGCCCCATTTGAACCTGAGCACTTTGGAAAAATCCAGTGTTGTTCACTGGACTCCTGCAAGTCCTTTTCAACCCTGTCCCATTTGGCTGAACCAAAGTCCAATGTGACTTCAAGGAATTTCTGTTTGAAAACTACTCGAGTTAATAGTCCTTGGCAATTTTCTGGAGGAAGCCCAAATTCAAAAAACTCTTTGCATACAGATTTGAACTTGACTCCGTTGTCTGTTGGCTCTGCCAATGGATGTATTGTTTCTCTCTCTGCAAGTGAGATTGAGCTCTCTGAGGAGTACACTTGTGTAATTTCACATGGTCCCAACCCCAAGAAAACTCACATTTATGGTGATTTCATCTTGGAATGTTACTCTAATGAAGGAAATGAGACTGGAATGCCTCAGGCTGCTACTAGCTCTCCAATTAAAAGTCCATTACCATTAAATGATTTTTTGAACTTCTGTAATCATTGCAACAAGAAATTGGAAGGTGAAAGAGATATTTACATATACAG TGGTGAGAAAGCCTTTTGCAGTTTAAGTTGTCGCATTGAGGAGATTATGATTGATGaggaaatggagaaaacaatcaaCAAATCTTCCAATGACTCTCTCGGGTCTGACAATGGTGAGGAACTCTTTGAAAATGGCATTTTTGATTCTCCATAA